The sequence below is a genomic window from Flavobacterium sediminilitoris.
TCCGCTTAAATCCTGAATTACCATTTTACCAAACTCAGCAGCATGTTCTTTATCTACTTTATGCTTCTGAATAAATTCTAATACTTTTTTAGCATCTGTTTCTTGATGATTATGCTCTTTATCTTGAGAAAAACCTACAAATGAAAATAAAAGAACAAGAACAGTCATTAACGATTTTTTCTTCACTCCTATTTTATCAATTTTCTTTTTCAAATCACCAAAACGAGTATTCTTATCAAACAAAATTACCATCATAGCAAAATACAATAAGAAATAGCCTAAATAAGTTATCCATGTTCCCCATTGATCGTGATTTACAGACAAATGTGTTCCTTTTTCATCTGGATCAAAACCTGCTTGAAAAAATCGATATCCTCTATAATCTAAAATATTATTCATAAAGACACTATCTTTGAATGTATTATTCTGCTCTGTATCTTGTATTTCAATTTTACTTTTAAATGCTGAATAACTTTTTTCTGTTCCAGGATATTTATCGGCAATAAAATCATCTAGTTGTATTTTGAAGGGAACTTCATACACTTTACTTCCAAAAAATAATGTGAATTCTAATTCTCCTATCTTTATGGTTTGTGGAATTCCTTGCTTTCCTTTTGCTCCTACTAACAATAATTTTTCTTCTTTTCCTTGACTTTTTATTGTCACAGAAAGAGCATCATCTGTTTGTTTATCTTTAAAATCATGGTTTGACTTATATGTTATTTCACCTTTAATAGGTGGTTCAGGAAAAACAAATTGAGTTCCTGCAAGATTATAAAGAGATCGTAATTGTAAAGGTTGAACAGTATCTTTTACTACTCTCCCTTGTTGCTGATCTGCCATTCTCATATAACTTCCTTCAAAAGGAGTCTGAATAAACAAGGCTCCTTCTAAGTTTGAAATATTAATAGCACCTTGTGTAAATTTATTAAAAGCAAATAATACATTATGAATACTTTGAACTTCACCATCTTTTAAGAAATGTTCATGTCGATTTCCATCTCCAGATTCAACCATTTTTATATATTGCTCTCCGTTTTCATTTTCTTCAATAGTTTGAGCAACATTCATCAAATAATTATCATATTCAATTTCATAAGGTATTTTATTAAATTCTCCCTTTACCGAAAAATCATTCGAAAAGAAAAGACTTAAAAACCAATTATTTTCTATTTCTGGAGCAAAATATCTACCTTCTTCAAAAGAACGACGCTTCATTTCTCCATTATACTCTCCGTCTACAAAACCAGATAAATACGTTTTATCAGAATACATTCTGTTTTCTGATTCTCCTTCTCTTATAATCATCATTCCTTCATAACTAATATATCGAGTTATAAAAGCTCCTATAATTATAAAAATAAAAGATAAATGCAATAAAAGTGTTGCCCACTTTTCTTTTTTATACAATTGATAACGTTTGATATTTCCAATGAAATTAATCACAAAAAATACCATTATCACTTCAAACCACCATGCGTTATAAACAATTATACGAGCTGTATCGGTGTTATAAGCATCTTCAATAAAAGTTCCTGCTGCCATTGCTATTATCATAACAATGAATAAAACAGCCATTAATCGTGTTGAAAATAAGAACGAGAATATTTTTTTATCCATTTTTTAGATGTAGTAAGTTAAAACGATTGCAAAAGTACTTAAAAACAAAAACTTTTTTATTAAGTTTAACAAGTCTTTATTAAGTTTTAAGTATTCATACTTTAATAAAGCATTTTTACTTCTTTTATGTCATATTCATTTATTGTATCATCTTCCAAAAGTAATTGTAGTTTTCCATTGTTGGTAACTCCTTTCACAATTGCCATAAATTTTTGATTTGTATTATTTACAAATACAGTAGGAATATCTTTTCTAAACAGAAGATTATTATATTTATCCCAAAAATATGACTTATCTCCTATTCGAGTCATATTAAATTTTAGTCTTTCAATAATTTGTTTTAAAATTAAATCTTTATCAAATTCTTCCTTTTTTAATATTGCTAATGAAGATGCTTGCGGTAAATTATCAAAACTCATTTGATTTATATTTAACCCAATTCCAACTACAGTTTGAATCATTCCATCTGACTTTATAGCATTTTCAATTAAAATTCCGCCAATTTTTTTATTCTCTGACAAAATGTCGTTTGGCCATTTAATGGCTAAATCAACTAATTTTAACTCCGTCAAAACCTCTATAATTGTTATTGGAACTATAATATTAATTAAATAAATAGAAGATACATCTACCTGAAAATCTTTAACAAACACACTAAACGTTAGGTTTTTACCGTTTTCAGAAACCCACACTGAACCTCTTTGACCTTTTCCATTTAGCTGGTTTTCTGCAACTACTACTGTAAAATTTTCAACCATTTCCTTAGCTGACATCTGTCTTAAAAAATCATTTGTAGAAGCTATGGCATTGAGTTTGATGATATTCATTTAGTAAAAATGTAAAGTTTTAATTTTAATCTTATGTTAAGGTTCAAAAATAAAGACAAAAAATGATAACTTTGCATAAACTTAAAAATTTTAAATGGCAAAAAGTAATAATAACGACGATTTATTAGCAAATATCATTAAAGGAATTGAAGATGTAAAAGGTGCTGATATAGATATCCTAGATTTAAGAGAAATTGAAAATACAGTATGCGATTATTTCATTGTATGTAATGGAAACTCAAACACTCAAGTCGTTGCAATCGCAAATTCTATACAAAAAGTAGTATCAAAAGAGCTTAAAGAAAAACCATGGCACGTAGAAGGCATGGAAAATGCAGAATGGGTTTTAATGGATTTTGTGAACATAGTAGTTCATGTTTTCCAAACACACATTCGTGAGTATTACAACATTGAAAGTCTTTGGGGTGATGCTAAAATAACTTCAATAGAAAGTAAATACTAAAAAAATTATGTCTGAGAATAAAAACCCAAAATTCAAGGTTAGTCCGTGGTTAGTGTACGGATTAATTATTGGAATATTGTTACTAATAAATGTTTTTGGCAACGGAATTGATTTTAGCAATCCTAAACCAGCAACATTATCTAAATTTTACGACTTTTTAGATTCAAATCAAGTCGAGAAAGTAATTTTTAGCAATACGAAAGCGCAAATTTATCTTAAAAAAGAAGCATTAGGCAACAAAGAACATGCAAATGCTAAAGATAATATGTTGGGTAAACTTAACGAAAAAGGACCTCACTATTTTGTTGAAATAGGTAATTTAGAATTATTTCAAAAAAACTTAGCAGAAGCTCATAAAAAAGGACTATTAGATGATTATTCTAAAGAACCTGATGGAATTTGGGGCGAAGTATTTTCTATATTACTTCCATTTATTCTTATAGCAGGTTTATGGATTTTTATGATGAGACGAATGTCTGGTGGATCTGGTGGTGGAGGTGGTCAAATATTTAGCATTGGAAAATCTAAAGCTAAATTATTTGATGAAAAAAATGATGTAAAAGTCACTTTTGAAAATGTTGCTGGACTTGAAGGTGCAAAAGAAGAGATTGAAGAAATTGTTGAATTTCTAAAAAATCCAGAAAAATATACTTCTATAGGAGGAAAAATACCAAAAGGAGCCTTACTTGTAGGACCTCCAGGAACCGGGAAAACATTATTAGCTAAAGCCGTTGCAGGTGAAGCAAAAGTACCGTTCTTCTCATTATCTGGTTCAGATTTTGTTGAAATGTTTGTAGGTGTAGGTGCTTCAAGAGTAAGAGACTTATTTAAACAAGCTAAAGAAAAATCACCAGCAATCATTTTTATTGATGAAATTGATGCTGTTGGTAGAGCTCGTGGAAAAAGCAACATGTCAGGTGGTAACGATGAACGTGAAAACACTTTAAATCAATTATTAACTGAAATGGATGGTTTTGGTACAAATACAAATGTTATTGTATTAGCCGCTACAAACCGAGCAGATGTACTAGATAAAGCTTTAATGAGAGCTGGACGTTTTGACAGACAAATTTATGTAGATCTTCCAGACATTAGAGAACGTAAAGAAATATTTGAGGTTCATTTAAAACCAATAAAAAAATCTGAAGAATTAGACACTGAATTTTTAGCAAAACAAACACCTGGGTTTTCTGGTGCTGACATAGCAAATGTTTGTAATGAAGCGGCATTAATTGCAGCTAGAAAAGACAAAAAAGCAGTGGACAAACAAGATTTCTTAGATGCTGTTGATAGAATTGTGGGTGGACTTGAAAAGAAAAATAAAATTGTTACTCCGGAAGAGAAAAGAGCTATTGCCATTCATGAAGCCGGACACGCAACTGTTAGTTGGATGCTTGAACACGCAGCACCATTAGTAAAAGTAACCATAGTACCTAGAGGACAAAGTTTAGGAGCTGCATGGTATTTACCAGAAGAACGCTTAATTGTTCGACCTGAACAAATGCTTGACGAAATGTGTGCTACAATGGGAGGAAGAGCGGCTGAAAAAGTTATTTTTAACAAAATTTCTACAGGTGCATTAAGCGACTTAGAAAAAGTAACCAAACAAGCTAGAGCAATGGTAACTGTTTATGGCTTAAATGAAAAATTAGGAAACATCACATATTATGATTCGTCAGGACAAAGTGAGTATAATTTTTCAAAACCATATTCAGAAGATACTGCAAGGGTAATTGATACTGAAATTTCTAAATTAATAGAAGATC
It includes:
- the ccsA gene encoding cytochrome c biogenesis protein — translated: MDKKIFSFLFSTRLMAVLFIVMIIAMAAGTFIEDAYNTDTARIIVYNAWWFEVIMVFFVINFIGNIKRYQLYKKEKWATLLLHLSFIFIIIGAFITRYISYEGMMIIREGESENRMYSDKTYLSGFVDGEYNGEMKRRSFEEGRYFAPEIENNWFLSLFFSNDFSVKGEFNKIPYEIEYDNYLMNVAQTIEENENGEQYIKMVESGDGNRHEHFLKDGEVQSIHNVLFAFNKFTQGAINISNLEGALFIQTPFEGSYMRMADQQQGRVVKDTVQPLQLRSLYNLAGTQFVFPEPPIKGEITYKSNHDFKDKQTDDALSVTIKSQGKEEKLLLVGAKGKQGIPQTIKIGELEFTLFFGSKVYEVPFKIQLDDFIADKYPGTEKSYSAFKSKIEIQDTEQNNTFKDSVFMNNILDYRGYRFFQAGFDPDEKGTHLSVNHDQWGTWITYLGYFLLYFAMMVILFDKNTRFGDLKKKIDKIGVKKKSLMTVLVLLFSFVGFSQDKEHNHQETDAKKVLEFIQKHKVDKEHAAEFGKMVIQDLSGRMKPVNTFSSELLRKVSKSDSYEGLNADQAFISMTQFPQYWYNLPIIYLKRGNDSIRKIAGIDSSAEYASLVNFFDKEGAYKLAPFLEDAYGAAVPNSFQKDFIETDKKVNLLYDALSGQIMRVYPIPNDKNNKWVSYLEISEPTGTALDTIKTVMPFYLNAVSKASESKDYKLASSLLTGLKNYQQKYGAKVMLSDEKINSEIMYNKYDVFKRLYYLYMLAGVLMLAFTIVQLFSSKKWINYTVNFFHGLIIFFFVIHTLGLIARWYISGHAPWSDAYESMIYVAWATMFFGIAFGRKSQLTLASTAFVASMILMIAHWSWMDPAIANLQPVLNSYWLMIHVAVIVASYGPFTLGMILGIVALFLILFTTEKNKAKMKLTIDELSYINEMAITVGLVMLTIGNFLGGQWANESWGRYWGWDPKETWALISIFVYAFVIHARLVPGMRSKWIYNVMSIFAFYSILMTYFGVNFYLTGMHSYASGEKVVTPVFVYVSLAFVVLLSTVSYSQYRKYYVKK
- a CDS encoding biotin--[acetyl-CoA-carboxylase] ligase; the protein is MNIIKLNAIASTNDFLRQMSAKEMVENFTVVVAENQLNGKGQRGSVWVSENGKNLTFSVFVKDFQVDVSSIYLINIIVPITIIEVLTELKLVDLAIKWPNDILSENKKIGGILIENAIKSDGMIQTVVGIGLNINQMSFDNLPQASSLAILKKEEFDKDLILKQIIERLKFNMTRIGDKSYFWDKYNNLLFRKDIPTVFVNNTNQKFMAIVKGVTNNGKLQLLLEDDTINEYDIKEVKMLY
- the rsfS gene encoding ribosome silencing factor, whose product is MAKSNNNDDLLANIIKGIEDVKGADIDILDLREIENTVCDYFIVCNGNSNTQVVAIANSIQKVVSKELKEKPWHVEGMENAEWVLMDFVNIVVHVFQTHIREYYNIESLWGDAKITSIESKY
- the ftsH gene encoding ATP-dependent zinc metalloprotease FtsH, translated to MSENKNPKFKVSPWLVYGLIIGILLLINVFGNGIDFSNPKPATLSKFYDFLDSNQVEKVIFSNTKAQIYLKKEALGNKEHANAKDNMLGKLNEKGPHYFVEIGNLELFQKNLAEAHKKGLLDDYSKEPDGIWGEVFSILLPFILIAGLWIFMMRRMSGGSGGGGGQIFSIGKSKAKLFDEKNDVKVTFENVAGLEGAKEEIEEIVEFLKNPEKYTSIGGKIPKGALLVGPPGTGKTLLAKAVAGEAKVPFFSLSGSDFVEMFVGVGASRVRDLFKQAKEKSPAIIFIDEIDAVGRARGKSNMSGGNDERENTLNQLLTEMDGFGTNTNVIVLAATNRADVLDKALMRAGRFDRQIYVDLPDIRERKEIFEVHLKPIKKSEELDTEFLAKQTPGFSGADIANVCNEAALIAARKDKKAVDKQDFLDAVDRIVGGLEKKNKIVTPEEKRAIAIHEAGHATVSWMLEHAAPLVKVTIVPRGQSLGAAWYLPEERLIVRPEQMLDEMCATMGGRAAEKVIFNKISTGALSDLEKVTKQARAMVTVYGLNEKLGNITYYDSSGQSEYNFSKPYSEDTARVIDTEISKLIEDQYTRAIQLLEDNKDKLIQLADILIEKEVIFKDDLEAIFGNRPHEKVIEITTEESPE